In the Passer domesticus isolate bPasDom1 chromosome 4, bPasDom1.hap1, whole genome shotgun sequence genome, one interval contains:
- the HPSE gene encoding LOW QUALITY PROTEIN: heparanase (The sequence of the model RefSeq protein was modified relative to this genomic sequence to represent the inferred CDS: deleted 2 bases in 2 codons) produces MLLELFQRARKVLLTPARSFPAGAELCSPGPALPSPPGGGAGGVGAAGRERRMLLPLLPLLLPLLPLLPLLLPLLPALAEGQRAAELRLGLRDSPRGEVSPAFLSLTLDASLARDPRYVALLSNSKLRALATALSPGFLRFGGTETDFLIFDPNKDSTSEEKILWEFQAQQEACGSRPAFAAVEKVLLAQWPSQEKLILAEQNRKKHKNTTITKNTLDILYSFANCSGFHLIFGLNALLRKGGLQWDSSNAQALLDYCASQRYNISWELGNEPNSFRKKSGIRIDGFQLGQDFIHLRQLLNNYALYQHAKLYGPDVGQPRKHTQRLLRSFLKSGGKVIDSVTWHHYYVNGQSATRGDFLSPEVLDTFATAIYEVLEIVDQTVPDKKVWLGETSSAYGGGAPRLSNTYVAGFMWLDKLGLSARQGIDVVMRQVFFGAGTYHLVDANFEPLPDYWLSLLYKKLVGTKVLQVGLAGANKRKLRVYLHCTNSLNPKYREGDVTLFALNLYNVTQHLKLPDYLSSKHVDQYLLLPHGKENILSRSIELNGHVLRMLDDETLPELMEKPLGPGRLLGLPAFSYGFYVIKNAKAIACI; encoded by the exons ATGCTCTTGGAGCTCTTCCAGAGAGCGAGGAAGGTGCTGCTCACGCCAGCGCGGTCCTTCCCGGCG GGAGcggagctctgcagccccgggcccgccctcccttcccctcct gGGGGTGGTGCCGGCGGAGTCGGCGCTGCGGGCCGGGAGCGGAGgatgctgctgcctctcctgcctctcctgctgcctctcctgcctctcctgcctctcctgctgcctctcctgccgGCGCTGGCCGAGGGGCAGCGGGCGGCGGAGCTGCGGCTGGGGCTCCGGGACAGCCCCCGAGGGGAGGTGAGCCCGGCTTTCCTCTCCCTCACCCTGGATGCCAGCCTCGCCCGGGACCCGCGCTATGTCGCCCTGCTCAG CAATTCGAAGCTGCGTGCCCTGGcaacagccctgtccccaggtttCCTGAGGTTTGGTGGCACTGAGACAGACTTTCTTATCTTTGATCCCAACAAGGATTCAACATCAGAAGAAAAAATCCTCTGGGAATTTCAGGCACAGCAAG AGGCTTGTGGCTCGAGGCCTGCATTTGCTGCTGTTGAGAAGGTGCTGCTGGCCCAATGGCCCAGCCAGGAGAAGCTGATTCTTGCCGAACAGAACCggaaaaagcacaaaaacaCCACCATTACAA AAAACACACTGGATATTCTCTACAGCTTTGCAAACTGCTCAGGGTTTCACCTGATCTTTGGACTCAATGCCTTGCTGAGGAAAGGTGGCTTGCAGTGGGACAGCTCAAatgcccaggcactgctggactACTGTGCTTCCCAGAGGTACAACATCTCCTGGGAACTTGGGAATG AGCCCAACAGCTTCAGGAAGAAATCTGGCATCCGCATTGATGGCTTCCAGCTGGGGCAAGATTTTATTCACTTACGCCAACTGCTGAACAACTATGCCCTCTATCAGCATGCCAAGCTCTATGGCCCCGATGTTGGGCAGCCCCGAAAGCACACGCAGAGACTGCTGAGAAG CTTCCTGAAATCGGGAGGGAAGGTGATCGACTCTGTCACCTGGCACCA TTACTACGTGAATGGACAGAGTGCAACCAGGGGGGATTTCTTGAGCCCTGAAGTGCTGGACACCTTTGCCACAGCCATATATGAAGTTCTGGAG ATTGTTGATCAGACTGTGCCAGACAAGAAGGTGTGGCTGGGAGAGACAAGCTCTGCCTATGGAGGAGGAGCTCCCAGACTGTCTAACACTTATGTTGCTGGCTTTAT GTGGTTGGACAAACTCGGGCTTTCAGCCAGGCAGGGGATTGATGTGGTAATGAGACAGGTTTTCTTCGGGGCAGGGACCTATCACCTGGTGGATGCCAACTTTGAGCCTTTGCCG GACTACTGGCTCTCACTGCTCTACAAGAAGCTGGTGGGTACCAAGGTGCTGCAGGTCGGCCTGGCAGGAGCCAACAAGAGGAAGCTCCGTGTCTACCTCCACTGCACAAACAGCCTCAA CCCAAAGTACAGAGAAGGGGATGTGACACTGTTTGCCTTAAACCTCTACAATGTCACCCAACATTTGAAGCTACCAGATTACCTATCGAGCAAGCACGTGGATCAGTACCTCTTACTGCCTCATGGCAAAGAGAATATTCTTTCCAG GTCTATTGAGCTGAACGGCCATGTGCTACGGATGCTGGACGATGAAACACTGCCAGAGCTTATGGAAAAGCCCCTTGGTCCTGGCAGACTGCTTGGCCTTCCAGCCTTCTCCTATGGCTTTTATGTTATCAAAAACGCCAAAGCTATTGCTTGCATTTAA